A single Tachypleus tridentatus isolate NWPU-2018 chromosome 9, ASM421037v1, whole genome shotgun sequence DNA region contains:
- the LOC143225637 gene encoding sarcoplasmic calcium-binding proteins I, III, and IV-like — protein sequence MSTLRHKHLYMFHKFWDVNGDGVLTWEDFRLLAEKYAKIQRRGKLEKDVFERWQSILEKWWNELTSYADYNKDTIVEFDEWLRFFDELGKATKCFKDLPDFLQLYLHLFFLVMDSNKDGLFCVKDYKKYLTNQNMDVNRAQECFQFMLNDEDRGNSNAMTSDRFKELVYDYWVSSDANSQGKYICGPFDSAVMDELEKMVKKRQ from the exons ATGTCGACTCTTCGACACAAACACCTCTACATGTTCCATAAATTCTGGG ATGTGAACGGCGACGGTGTTTTAACGTGGGAAGATTTCCGGTTGCTTGCTGAG AAATACGCAAAAATTCAACGTAGGGGCAAATTAGAAAAAGATGTTTTTGAGAGGTGGCAGTCGATACTGGAAAAATGGTGGAACGAACTGACATCTTACGCTGACTATaacaag GATACTATTGTGGAATTTGACGAGTGGCTTCGATTTTTTGATGAACTAGGAAAAGCTACGAAATGTTTTAAAGATCTGCCAGATTTTCTACAACTTTATTTACACTTGTTTTTCCTTGTTATGGATTCCAACA aggATGGTTTGTTCTGTGTTAAGGATTACAAGAAGTATCTCACCAATCAAAATATGGATGTTAACCGAGCACAAGAATGTTTCCAGTTTATGTTAAAT GACGAAGACAGAGGCAACAGTAATGCTATGACATCAGATAGATTTAAAGAACTAGTGTATGACTACTGGGTTTCTAGTGATGCAAACAGTCAAGGAAAATACATCTGTGGTCCGTTCGATTCTGCAGTGATGGATGAATTAGAAAAAATGGTCAAGAAACGTCAATGA